The proteins below come from a single Liolophura sinensis isolate JHLJ2023 unplaced genomic scaffold, CUHK_Ljap_v2 scaffold_15, whole genome shotgun sequence genomic window:
- the LOC135481300 gene encoding receptor-type tyrosine-protein phosphatase mu-like produces the protein MAANGFKAEFAKFPAGLHAKAEVANLPYNKAKSRYKNLVAYDHSRVVLRLHGPNDKSDYINACYIDGYNQPKKFIASQGPTDLILNDFMRMLWEQNVGKIVMVTNLTEATKMKCKQYWPSEGCSRFGVIEVTLLDEEIYANYAIRTLELSHTKVKNKTKILKQFHFSAWPDHGAPSDATILLDFRDKVLEYNSTLPGPTLVHCSAGIGRTGTFIALDYLINQAKEENVVNVPACVMILRQQRVNMVQTQEQYEFLHASLGEALEFSDSSIPSVNFTTVYSDLCTVDPETGQSKMVAQFEVLRELSQPANKMQVESARHPDNISKNRYSKFLALDSCRPYLSTPVSDCNDYINAVYLPGYKQKRGFILTQTPLPNTVVDFWRLVYDHKVSTIIMLDRVKTGDKNVGVYWTDKKETFNPFEVEVTDVDQRVEFSTWTYELSHKDKKAPQPIKQFRCPFFTSELTLETVPTLLTVLQSVDMWRDKAGDGPVLVHCRDGVTKSGLFCVVWTVLERLKVDQNVNILQTIKQMRNNRPEIITDVGQLNFIHQVVMGYLDNFQTYANFRPMTTVSEAIS, from the exons ATGGCAGCCAATGGTTTCAAAGCCGAGTTCGCA aaattTCCCGCCGGACTCCATGCCAAAGCTGAAGTGGCAAACCTTCCGTACAACAAGGCTAAAAGTCGCTACAAGAATCTTGTCGCAT atgaccACTCTCGTGTTGTCTTGAGACTCCATGGACCCAATGACAAATCGGATTACATAAACGCCTGTTACATTGAC GGTTACAACCAGCCTAAGAAATTCATCGCCTCTCAAG GGCCTACCGATCTCATCTTAAACGACTTCATGCGCATGCTCTGGGAACAGAACGTGGGTAAAATTGTCATGGTGACAAATCTGACCGAAGCAACTAAG ATGAAGTGCAAACAGTACTGGCCGAGCGAAGGCTGTTCGCGGTTTGGTGTCATTGAGGTTACCCTGCTTGACGAGGAGATATATGCGAATTACGCAATTAGAACACTGGAGCTAAGTCACACAAAG GTGAAAAACAAGACGAAGATTCTGAAACAGTTTCACTTCTCGGCTTGGCCAGATCACGGGGCACCTTCCGATGCCACAATTCTGCTTGACTTTCGAGATAAGGTTCTGGAGTACAACTCGACTTTACCTGGACCAACTCTCGTCCATTGCAG TGCTGGGATTGGACGCACGGGAACGTTCATAGCTCTGGATTACCTGATCAATCAGGCTAAAGAAGAGAATGTGGTAAATGTGCCGGCCTGTGTGATGATTCTGAGACAGCAGCGGGTCAACATGGTGCAGACACAG GAACAGTACGAGTTTCTACACGCATCCCTGGGAGAAGCCTTGGAATTCAGCGACAGTTCAATTCCATCTGTGAACTTTACCACCGTGTACTCTGACCTTTGCACTGTCGACCCCGAGACCGGACAGTCCAAGATGGTAGCACAGTTTGAG GTCCTCCGGGAACTCTCACAACCCGCGAACAAGATGCAAGTGGAATCCGCCAGACATCCGGACAACATTTCCAAGAACAGATACTCCAAATTTTTAGCCC TTGATAGCTGCAGGCCATACCTGTCCACGCCAGTGTCCGACTGTAACGACTACATCAATGCTGTGTATCTTCCG GGATACAAACAGAAGAGGGGTTTTATCCTAACTCAGACTCCTCTACCCAACACGGTCGTGGATTTCTGGCGTCTGGTCTATGATCACAAAGTCAGTACCATCATCATGTTGGACCGCGTGAAAACGGGAGATAAG AATGTTGGGGTGTATTGGACAGATAAGAAGGAAACGTTTAACCCGTTCGAGGTGGAGGTGACAGATGTTGACCAGAGAGTGGAATTCTCCACTTGGACTTACGAACTGAGCCACAAAGACAAG AAAGCACCTCAGCCCATCAAACAATTCCGCTGCCCATTTTTCACGAGTGAACTAACACTGGAGACTGTACCAACGCTTTTGACTGTACTGCAGAGTGTTGACATGTGGCGAGATAAGGCTGGCGACGGACCTGTACTGGTTCATTGCAG GGATGGCGTGACAAAGAGTGGGTTGTTCTGCGTGGTTTGGACTGTGCTAGAAAGACTGAAGGTTGACCAGAACGTCAATATCCTACAGACTATAAAGCAGATGAGGAACAACAGACCGGAGATTATAACAGATGTG GGTCAGCTTAACTTCATCCACCAGGTCGTCATGGGATATCTGGACAACTTCCAAACCTACGCTAATTTCAGACCAATGACAACAGTTTCGGAGGCAAT atcatGA